Proteins encoded within one genomic window of Cucumis sativus cultivar 9930 chromosome 3, Cucumber_9930_V3, whole genome shotgun sequence:
- the LOC101219669 gene encoding LOW QUALITY PROTEIN: mitogen-activated protein kinase kinase 5 (The sequence of the model RefSeq protein was modified relative to this genomic sequence to represent the inferred CDS: inserted 1 base in 1 codon), whose protein sequence is MRPFQPPPATNPPTDRTRRRPHLNLHLPQRDNTSLAVPLPLPPTSSNSAPPPSTSQLHNANRPPDPLPPQRHPFTLSDFERVSRIGSGCGGTVYKVLHRPTGHVYALKVIYGNHEDAVRLQMCREVEILRDVDNPYVVKCHDMFDHNGEIQVLLEYMDXGSLEGTHIPQEHQLSDLARQILSGLAYLHSRRIVHRDIKPSNLLINSRRQVKIADFGVGRILEQTMDPCNSSVGTIAYMSPERINSDLNQGQYNGYAGDIWSFGVSILEFYLGRFPLAVERPGDWASLMCAICMAQPPEAPATASPEFRHFIACCLQREARKRWTAAALLEHAFITRKNGASQYQNKQAHHQNLRQLLPPPPLHPPSLS, encoded by the exons ATGAGACCTTTCCAGCCGCCTCCAGCTACAAATCCTCCCACCGATCGTACTCGTCGCCGTCCCCATCTAAATCTCCATCTTCCTCAACGTGACAACACATCTTTGGCTGTTCCTCTTCCTTTGCCTCCTACCTCCTCCAACTCTGCCCCTCCTCCTTCCACCAGTCAACTCCACAACGCCAATCGCCCCCCTGACCCTCTTCCTCCCCAACGTCACCCTTTCACCCTTTCTGACTTTGAGCGTGTCAGCCGAATCGGAAGTGGATGTGGAGGTACCGTTTACAAAGTCCTTCACCGTCCCACCGGTCATGTTTATGCTCTCAAGGTCATTTACGGAAACCATGAAGATGCGGTTAGGCTTCAGATGTGCCGCGAGGTCGAGATCCTTCGTGACGTTGACAATCCCTATGTTGTTAAGTGCCACGATATGTTTGATCATAACGGTGAAATCCAGGTTCTTCTTGAGTATATGG CGGGTTCTTTGGAAGGAACACACATCCCTCAAGAACATCAACTCTCTGATTTGGCTCGCCAGATTCTTAGCGGTCTTGCTTATCTTCATAGCCGACGTATCGTTCATCGCGATATCAAACCCTCCAATCTTCTCATCAATTCTCGAAGGCAGGTTAAGATCGCTGATTTTGGCGTCGGTCGAATCTTGGAACAGACTATGGACCCTTGTAATTCCTCGGTTGGGACTATTGCGTATATGAGCCCTGAGAGAATCAATTCCGATCTAAATCAGGGTCAGTACAATGGTTATGCAGGGGATATTTGGAGCTTTGGGGTTAGCATATTGGAATTCTATCTGGGTCGCTTTCCTCTTGCTGTTGAGAGGCCTGGGGATTGGGCTAGCTTGATGTGTGCTATATGTATGGCTCAGCCACCGGAGGCCCCGGCCACTGCTTCACCGGAGTTTCGTCACTTTATTGCTTGTTGTTTGCAAAGAGAAGCTCGGAAGAGATGGACTGCAGCTGCATTACTGGAGCATGCGTTCAtaacaaggaaaaatggaGCAAGTCAGTACCAGAACAAGCAAGCTCATCATCAGAATCTTCGTCAACTTTTACCTCCTCCGCCTCTTCATCCTCCCAGCCTTTCTTGA